A region from the Thauera humireducens genome encodes:
- a CDS encoding FKBP-type peptidyl-prolyl cis-trans isomerase encodes MTQTTTASGLVIDEIEVGTGETAVKGKMVSVHYTGWLTDGRKFDSSKDRNDPFNFPLGAGHVIRGWDEGVQGMQEGGKRKLTIPPELGYGARGAGGVIPPNATLVFEVELLKVL; translated from the coding sequence ATGACCCAGACCACCACCGCCAGCGGCCTCGTCATCGACGAAATCGAAGTCGGCACCGGCGAGACCGCCGTGAAGGGCAAGATGGTGTCGGTGCATTACACCGGCTGGCTGACCGACGGCCGCAAGTTCGATTCGTCCAAGGATCGCAACGACCCCTTCAACTTCCCGCTCGGCGCCGGCCACGTCATCCGCGGCTGGGACGAAGGCGTGCAGGGCATGCAGGAAGGCGGCAAGCGCAAGCTGACGATTCCGCCCGAGCTGGGCTACGGCGCGCGCGGCGCCGGCGGCGTGATTCCGCCCAACGCGACGCTGGTGTTCGAAGTCGAACTGCTGAAGGTGCTGTAA
- the msrA gene encoding peptide-methionine (S)-S-oxide reductase MsrA, producing the protein MTESQLSPALETAILGGGCFWCLEAVFLEVEGVHAVTSGYCGGHVDAPTYRAVCTGGTGHAEVVKIDFDPAVVGYRELLEIFFTIHDPTTVDRQGNDVGPQYRSVIFVTSDDQLHTALALIEELGELRVFPKAIVTRVERAPAFWPAEPEHHDYYTHNSDQPYCQYVVAPKIAKFRAKFGERRRRDGR; encoded by the coding sequence ATGACCGAATCGCAACTGTCCCCCGCTCTCGAGACCGCCATCCTGGGTGGAGGCTGCTTCTGGTGCCTCGAGGCTGTGTTCCTCGAGGTCGAGGGCGTCCACGCCGTGACCTCGGGCTATTGCGGCGGTCACGTCGACGCCCCCACCTACCGCGCCGTGTGCACCGGGGGTACGGGGCATGCCGAAGTGGTGAAGATCGACTTCGATCCCGCCGTCGTCGGCTACCGCGAACTGCTGGAGATCTTCTTCACCATCCACGACCCGACCACGGTCGACCGGCAGGGCAACGACGTGGGGCCGCAGTATCGCTCGGTGATCTTCGTCACCAGCGACGACCAGCTGCATACCGCGCTGGCGCTGATCGAGGAACTGGGCGAGCTGCGCGTGTTCCCCAAGGCCATCGTGACCAGGGTCGAGCGCGCGCCGGCGTTCTGGCCGGCCGAGCCGGAACATCACGACTACTACACCCACAACAGCGACCAGCCCTACTGCCAGTACGTGGTGGCGCCCAAGATCGCGAAGTTTCGCGCCAAGTTCGGCGAGCGCCGCCGTCGCGACGGCAGGTAG
- a CDS encoding Lrp/AsnC family transcriptional regulator produces MKLDQVQRNILTLLQKDSTLSTQALSEKVGMSATPCWRRVREMEEAGVIRGYVALVDRHKVGLGTCVWVRVKLKQHSADVLDRFERVVKACEEVVECYELLGETDCLLKLYLPNLEALSLFMHNFLLKIPEIDVTHSAVALREIKNETALPL; encoded by the coding sequence ATGAAACTCGACCAGGTGCAGCGCAACATCCTGACGCTGCTGCAGAAAGATTCGACCCTCAGCACCCAGGCCCTGTCCGAGAAGGTGGGCATGTCGGCCACACCGTGCTGGCGGCGGGTGCGAGAGATGGAGGAGGCGGGCGTCATCCGCGGCTACGTGGCGCTGGTCGACCGCCACAAGGTGGGGCTGGGCACCTGCGTGTGGGTGCGGGTGAAGCTCAAGCAGCACAGCGCCGACGTGCTCGACCGCTTCGAGCGGGTGGTTAAGGCCTGCGAGGAGGTCGTCGAATGCTACGAACTGCTGGGCGAGACCGACTGCCTGCTCAAGCTCTACCTGCCGAACCTCGAGGCGCTGTCGCTCTTCATGCACAACTTCCTGCTCAAGATCCCCGAGATCGACGTCACCCATTCGGCGGTGGCGCTGCGCGAGATCAAGAACGAAACGGCCCTGCCGCTGTAA